The Pseudophryne corroboree isolate aPseCor3 chromosome 2, aPseCor3.hap2, whole genome shotgun sequence genome has a segment encoding these proteins:
- the LOC134989848 gene encoding E3 ubiquitin-protein ligase TRIM39-like yields the protein MELMDKASETKKGKMRNVLQKLTTKRAETEKRVQSLQERRREDQGKAAGITERVTALFRYIRRQLEDQEKRVLSEISRQEQRVSLSVSDLIQQLEIKKEELSGKMCHIEELCNMSDPVTVLQEPDTGDMCDTEDTERHDTQVHGAGDLDVGLISGTLHTLSDIITGINTGIYVEEATDISLDVTTAGDNIQISGDRKTASRSEINQNRPVTPQRFQCNQVISTRGFSSGRHYWEVDVSKSVRWRLGMCYPSIDRRGYQSVIGSNNKSWCLCRYNNQYLVIHDSTGNWVGGNIRCDRVRVYLDYEAGQLSFYSLSDRIRHLHTVTAALTEPLHAVLNVEDGRITISGGVRSWEKLP from the coding sequence ATGGAGTTGATGGATAAGGCTTCTGAAACTAAAAAGGGAAAGATGAGAAATGTTCTGCAGAAACTGACCACAAAGAGAGCGGAGActgagaagagagtgcagagtctgCAGGAGCGCAGGAGAGAAGATCAGGGGAAAGCAGCTGGTATAACAGAGAGAGTCACTGCCCTGTTTAGATACATCAGGAGACAGCTGGAAGACCAGGAGAAGAGAGTCCTGAGTGAGATCTCCAGGCAGGAACAGCGCGTTTCACTCTCAGTCTCtgatctgatccagcagctggaaataaagaaggaggagctgtccgggaagatgtgtcacattgaggagctgtgtaacatgtctgatccagtgactgtcttacaggaaccagacaccGGTGACATGTGTGAtactgaggacacagagagacatGATACCCAGGTCCATGGTGcaggagatctggatgtgggtctcatctcagggacattacacacattatctgatataataacagggataaatacagggatctatgtggaGGAAGCTACAGACATAtcactggatgtaaccacagctggtgataaTATACAGATATCAGGTGACAGGAAAACTGCATCCAGGTCAGAAATAAACCAGAATCGCCCAGTAACACCACAGAGATTTCAGTGTAATCAGGTAATAAGCACCAGGGGATTCTCCTCTGGgcgacattactgggaggtggatgtcagtaaatcagtgaggtggaggctggggaTGTGTTACCCCAGTATAGACAGGAGAGGATATCAGTCAGTCATTGGAAGTAATAACAAGTCCTGGTGTCTGTGCAGGTATAATAATCAGTACTTAGTGATACATGACAGTACAGGGAACTGGGTAGGTGGCAATATTCGCTGTGACAGAGTGAGGGTATATCTGGATTATGAGGCAGGACAGCTGTCCTTTTATTCTCTGAGTGACCGGATCAGACACTTACATACAGTCACCGCCGCCCTCACTGAACCCCTTCATGCTGTATTAAATGTAGAAGATGGTCGTATAACTATATCTGGGGGAGTCAGGAGCTGGGAGAAATTACCATAA